Genomic segment of Dendrosporobacter quercicolus:
CGGGGGAAGCACTGCAAATGGTCATTATTTTACTTACCGCCAAACCGTATGAGATGGCCTTCGCGCTTGTTGCGCAGATTGCCTTTCCCATGACCATTGTAAATTCAATTGGCATTGCCGTGGTTCTGGTCATTATCAAGACAGCAATCGATGTGCAGCAGCGGGCTGGAGCGGAACAGTCGCAAAAGGCACTGGAAATTGCCAGCAAAACTCTGCCATATTTAAGGCGGGGGCTTGACAGTGAGTCGGCCAAAGCCGCCGCTGATATTATTTTTGCCGCCGGAGGCTATGGGGCGGTTGCAATCACCGATGAAGCGCAGGTGCTTTCCTGCGTCGGGGCCGGAGCCGAGCATCACAGCGGGCGGAACAATTCCTTAACCAAAGCCACGCGCAACGTGCTGTCCGGCGGCCAGTTCTATATCGCCCAGACAGCGTTTGATATCGGCTGCTCTTGTCCAACCTGCACCCTGGCCAGCGCGATTATCGTGCCGCTGAAACGGGCTGAAACTGTGATTGGAACACTCAAGCTTTACTACACCCGGCCTAATGCCATTGGCCCGGCTGATATTACGTTTGCTACCGGGTTAGCTCATTTATTCTCAACGCAGCTGGAATTAACCGAGATTGACCGTCAGGCCAAGCTGGCGGCCCGGGCTGAGCTAAAAGCCCTGCAGGCCCAAATTAACCCGCATTTTCTCTTTAACACCTTAAATACGATAACCTCGCTTATTCGCACCAAACCCGATTTGGCCAGAGAGCTTCTATTAAAGCTGGGATCAATCTTCCGCTTCACTTTGCATAAAATCGATCATAATATTACGCTGGCGGAGGAGTTGACCCAGGTGCGTTCTTATCTGGCGATTGAAAAAGCCCGTTATGGCGAGAAGCTTAAGGTAATTGAGGATATTGAGCCGGCGGTATTAAAGTATCTCATTCCTTCACTGACCATTCAGCCGATTGCTGAAAATGCCATTAAGCATGGTTTGCAGCCGAAGGAGGCCGGCGGAACAATCACTGTCCGGGCTGTTGAAACGGCCAATTATGTGCAAATCGATATTATCGATGACGGTGTTGGCATCGACTTAACGCAAGGGCATCCTTTGCAGCTTAAGGCGGCTTGTTCCGAACGGATTGGCCTGACCAATGTTCACGAGCGCCTGCGTGGTCAGTTTGGCGTTAATTTTGGGTTAGAGCTTGACAGCATACCCGGCAATGGAACCAGCATCAGAATGCGGCTGCCGAAATTATTAAATGAGGAGCGGATTGCCAGTGCTTAAAGTTTTGGTTGTTGATGATGAGGCCCCGGCCCGGGATGAACTGAAATATTTGCTGTCCATGGAAGCCGGCATTGCGGCGCCGGAGGAAGCTGACGGCGGCTGCGCCGCTGTCGGGCTTGCCGCCCGGCTTAAACCCAATGTTGTGTTTATCGATGTTGACATGCATGGCATGAACGGGCTGGAAACAGCGGCAATTATCCGGGCGGTTGCTCCGGAGGCTTTAATTGTATTTGCCACAGCGTATGATGAATATGCATTGAAAGCTTTTGAGATCGGGGCAGTTGATTATTTGCTGAAGCCTTTTGAACAGGAGCGCGTCCACACTACCGTTGAAAGACTGAAGAATTACTGTCCGGAAGAATGGCGGGAGGCGGCCGGGCGGGTTGACGAAGCCTTAGGGTTTACTAAAGTCCAGGTCAAAAAGCTGCCGGTTGAAAACAAAGGCAAGATCGTTATGGTCAATTACAGTGAAATTATCTATGCTTATGCCCAGGCCGGCGAGGTCCTGGTAGTCGCCGGCGGGGGAACTTACAGCTATTCCGGCACCTTAACTGAGCTGCAGGAACGGCTGGAGGGTACGAATATGGTAAGAGTGCATAAAAGCTATATTGTGAATATGGATAAAGTTCAGGAGGTTATTCCCTGGTTTAAAGGCACTTATTGGTTAAAGGTTGAAAACTGCCCGGGAGCGGAGATTCCGGTAAGCAAAAGTCATATCAAAGAGCTGAAAAATATTTTAGGGCTGCGTTAGCAGTGTAGGCATGGTAGTTGAAGCCGTCCGGGCAGCGCCCGGATAATTTTTTTCTGGTGGTGCTTTTTCAAGACATATAAAATTATCCAGTGGTACAAACTAATACAGGTTAGTACCGTGCGTCACCCAAACGTTTGGCCTTAGCATGCGGTCTTTTTTCGCCCTGCTTCTCCGCCTCGCAGGGCAAAAAAATCCTCTCATCCTAATCTCAAAATTTAAGTGACGCCGGTACTGTTAGCCTGCGACCTTAAGCTTCTCCGCCCAAGGCGGGTTGGCCGGGTTGTCTAAAGCTGAAAGGAGGGATTCTCATGCTAACACAAAAAGAATTACTGCATCTGGAAGATTTTCTCGGCGCTGAACAAAGTTGTGTGAAGACACTAAACCATTTGTCCAGTACGATTCAGGACAACCAGTGCAAACAATTGTTTCAGCAATTTGCGCAAAAAAATCAGCAGCATTTCCAGACAGTGAGCCAGCATCTCAGCGCTGGTCAAAAATTACAATAAAGAGGTGATTGGTATGGCTCAACAAGGACAACAACAAGGACAGCAACAAGGACAACAGCAGGGACAACAACAAGGACAGCAGCAAGGACAGCAGCAGGGTCAAGGCGTCCAGTTTTCGGATCAGGATGTTCTGCAGCTGGCCTTAAGTCAGACGAAAATGATGGCGGCATCGCTCAATACTTATATTTTAGAAGCAGCTGACGAGCAATTGCGGCGCGACTACATGACTGTGCTGGGCGACGTATATAATCAGCAAAAACAAATTTTTGATGTTATGCAGCAAAAGGGCTACTATAATGTGCAAAACGCCTCACCACAGGCGATTAGCCAGGTCAAAAACAAGTTTAGCGGTCAAGGTCAGCAAGGCAGTCAGCAGATGCAATAAACCCTTATTCCGTCTACTGCCAGGCCGACCGGATTTCTATTCGCAGTGTTTGTAAAGTCCCGCGAAGCTACGCTTCCGCGGGACTTTTATTTGGTAATTGGTTAAATTTATATTTAAGAAAATCTTGACATTCATTTTAAAATTCAGTAAAATAAAATTTGAAATAGTTAATAATTATTTTCTATAACTTATGCTTTCCCATTAATCTTAAATTTAAATTGATTGGCGCTAGAAATGACTAAACACAAAGTGAGGGTTAGTTATGTACGAACAAAATGTTACCGCTTTGTTACGGGACCGGGGCTTCAAAGTAACGCCGCAGCGGCTTGCCATTTACAGCGTATTGGCGGCAACCAGATCTCATCCCAGTGCGGAGATGATTTTTAGCGAATTGCAGCCTCATTATCCGACAATGAGTCTGGCGACTGTCTATAAAACAATTGAAATCCTGAAGGAAATCGGTTTGGTGCAGATTCTGAATGTTGGTGAAGACAGCTTCCGTTACGATGCAAGAACGCATAATCATCCGCATGTCCGCTGTATGAAATGCAATCGGGTTGATGATCTGGAAGACGTCGATTCCAACGAATTTATTGATCGTGTCGCCGGCAGTACGGCTTATCGCATCACCGGTCAGCAGTTTTATTTTTATGGCATTTGTCCGGAATGCCAGTCGGCTGAGAAAAATCATTAATTTAGGCTATGGTCATGAGCTGTACAGCAATTGCTGTACAGCTTTTTTATTTGAAGGCAATTTT
This window contains:
- a CDS encoding LytR/AlgR family response regulator transcription factor, with the protein product MLKVLVVDDEAPARDELKYLLSMEAGIAAPEEADGGCAAVGLAARLKPNVVFIDVDMHGMNGLETAAIIRAVAPEALIVFATAYDEYALKAFEIGAVDYLLKPFEQERVHTTVERLKNYCPEEWREAAGRVDEALGFTKVQVKKLPVENKGKIVMVNYSEIIYAYAQAGEVLVVAGGGTYSYSGTLTELQERLEGTNMVRVHKSYIVNMDKVQEVIPWFKGTYWLKVENCPGAEIPVSKSHIKELKNILGLR
- a CDS encoding spore coat protein, translating into MAQQGQQQGQQQGQQQGQQQGQQQGQQQGQGVQFSDQDVLQLALSQTKMMAASLNTYILEAADEQLRRDYMTVLGDVYNQQKQIFDVMQQKGYYNVQNASPQAISQVKNKFSGQGQQGSQQMQ
- a CDS encoding Fur family transcriptional regulator, whose protein sequence is MYEQNVTALLRDRGFKVTPQRLAIYSVLAATRSHPSAEMIFSELQPHYPTMSLATVYKTIEILKEIGLVQILNVGEDSFRYDARTHNHPHVRCMKCNRVDDLEDVDSNEFIDRVAGSTAYRITGQQFYFYGICPECQSAEKNH
- a CDS encoding sensor histidine kinase; protein product: MSQPLLLEMIERMSVAATMAFILSQTRIFRRIIYRQVLFEERVMLAVIFGLIGIMGTYAGIPVNDALANSRVIGVMAAGLIGGRLMGVSAGLIAGGHRYFLGGFTAFSCALASVCEGFLAGEIHRRYPEKPIPWWIGLAGGLAGEALQMVIILLTAKPYEMAFALVAQIAFPMTIVNSIGIAVVLVIIKTAIDVQQRAGAEQSQKALEIASKTLPYLRRGLDSESAKAAADIIFAAGGYGAVAITDEAQVLSCVGAGAEHHSGRNNSLTKATRNVLSGGQFYIAQTAFDIGCSCPTCTLASAIIVPLKRAETVIGTLKLYYTRPNAIGPADITFATGLAHLFSTQLELTEIDRQAKLAARAELKALQAQINPHFLFNTLNTITSLIRTKPDLARELLLKLGSIFRFTLHKIDHNITLAEELTQVRSYLAIEKARYGEKLKVIEDIEPAVLKYLIPSLTIQPIAENAIKHGLQPKEAGGTITVRAVETANYVQIDIIDDGVGIDLTQGHPLQLKAACSERIGLTNVHERLRGQFGVNFGLELDSIPGNGTSIRMRLPKLLNEERIASA